A single genomic interval of Meles meles chromosome 9, mMelMel3.1 paternal haplotype, whole genome shotgun sequence harbors:
- the RALB gene encoding ras-related protein Ral-B, with the protein MAANKSKGQSSLALHKVIMVGSGGVGKSALTLQFMYDEFVEDYEPTKADSYRKKVVLDGEEVQIDILDTAGQEDYAAIRDNYFRSGEGFLLVFSITEHESFTATAEFREQILRVKAEEDKIPLLVVGNKSDLEERRQVPIEEARSKAEEWGVQYVETSAKTRANVDKVFFDLMREIRAKKMSENKDKNGKKSSKNKKSFKERCCLL; encoded by the exons ATGGCCGCAAACAAGAGTAAGGGCCAGAGCTCCTTGGCCCTCCACAAGGTGATCATGGTTGGCAGTGGAGGGGTTGGCAAGTCGGCCCTGACGCTTCAGTTCATGTATGATGAG TTTGTAGAAGACTATGAACCTACGAAAGCTGACAGTTACAGGAAGAAAGTGGTTCTTGATGGAGAAGAAGTCCAGATAGATATTCTGGACACGGCTGGACAAGAGGACTACGCAGCCATTCGAGATAACTACTTCCGCAGCGGGGAAGGTTTCCTCCTCGTGTTCTCAATCACAGAACATGAATCATTTACAGCAACCGCCGAATTCAG GGAACAGATCCTCCGCGTTAAGGCTGAAGAAGATAAAATTCCATTGCTTGTCGTGGGAAACAAGTCCGACCTAGAGGAGCGGAGGCAGGTGCCCATCGAAGAGGCTAGGAGTAAGGCAGAGGAGTGGGGCGTGCAGTACGTGGAGACATCGGCTAAAACACGGGCCAATGTGGACAAG GTGTTCTTTGATCTAATGAGAGAAATCAGAGCCAAAAAGATGTCTGAGAACAAAGACAAGAATGGCAAGAAAAGCAGCAAGAAcaagaaaagttttaaagaaaggtGTTGCTTACTGTGA